Proteins encoded within one genomic window of Chroicocephalus ridibundus chromosome 7, bChrRid1.1, whole genome shotgun sequence:
- the CCDC14 gene encoding coiled-coil domain-containing protein 14 isoform X1: protein MAGTAAPRSRKALSSGRLTGAAKLTNGRKQFGLRKGCHSDVESGYSLYSTDSDDQVDSVHNGLDRCAALLKNILQNEATVMLGKDTIHKRPGKTTSIKITSKPLLTKGNTSKKKGLKKTTTLAHVQKEIVPISNRKLALFTTPSTEKEFSSAAQNQMVQPIHVPSSQHSPVSHQKLCEHVQTQMSLITGQPPQNSDEIPTLTPLPTSNHGCQNVTASNYRLPTSTSTLSLQHSANPLSTQSDVPVDVGNECVPEMGGPVVCPVVSAASTTAAQMQSATALPSVIPCTASGTASSSTVPPLIPSSGREMTPNHDQQIKEADLIRCIQAHLTLLQSHEMMNGRTEQKHHHHCPAKHAASSNKEEDTSEEHSEDTVSEEDELNVLDTAPVRDTSCNNTFGKKVLKSRKESPEETAYKVKTVKYLLGELRALITDQDDSEMLRLMNEVEDCISLLPAVVGSTNIQAEIALALQPLRSENAQLRRRLRILNQQLGERERSEKASGQSCNYELVSLQSLNMMLQSQLKESLKGLESLQAKNEELLKIIESQKEENKHLAKDIQNKEEELLENKQHYDIHSTKLKIEVEEALGNVKNLQFKLEASEKENKILGITLRQRDAEVNRLRELTRTLQGSMAKLLSDLTVDNIRPKPEKGLSKSLLEDHEKQMQPDPFPGSTSVMTYLKKLEMDHILTDTELQFSNKSGELEMGNLAYEKLAAEGRKINSTFSEGGTSTPRILRTSLKQDAETVRDSVTLLDDQSKLDETVYIPLTSSASKKQLPASERTGVLPQSRGACKMLDYHCELSDSVQQNGCDIAKDPTTLGKLSAGYSVKKTLEHTLEVTGDKVKPEGDKVQMRPKGTPSGAAKDFTDKPDQLQPGAHPRIPKQFTKEISQKKGTEIPDFSSILFDDISGKSEWSASSFSTFTSRDEEDFKNSLAALDANIARLQRTLQNSVMKQ, encoded by the exons ATGGCCGGCACGGCGGCACCGCGGTCCCGCAAG GCACTGTCTTCTGGAAGACTAACAGGAGCAGCTAAATtaacaaatggaagaaaaca ATTTGGCTTAAGAAAAGGATGTCATTCTGATGTGGAGTCTGGATATTCTCTCTATTCAACTGACTCTGACGATCAG GTTGATAGCGTTCATAATGGACTTGACCGTTGTGCAGCTTTACTGAAGAATATCTTACAAAATGAGGCTACAG TAATGCTAGGAAAGGACACTATCCATAAACGACCTGGGAAAACAACTTCCATTAAAATTACGTCCAAGCCTTTGCTAACCAAAGGAAATACTTCTAAGAAGAAAGGGTTGAAAAAAACCACTACTCTTGCCCACGTCCAAAAAGAAATTG TGCCAATATCAAATAGAAAACTTGCCTTGTTCACCACACCTTCTACTGAGAAAGAATTTTCCAGTGCAGCACAGAATCAGATGGTTCAACCGATTCATGTGCCTTCCAGTCAACACTCTCCTGTGTCGCATCAGAAACTGTGCGAGCATGTGCAAACTCAGATGTCTCTGATAACTGGCCAACCACCACAGAACAGTGATGAAATTCCTACTCTGACTCCTCTTCCTACCTCAAATCATG GATGTCAAAATGTTACAGCTTCTAATTATCGATTACCTACCTCCACGTCAACTCTGTCCCTGCAGCATTCAGCTAATCCCTTATCTACTCAGTCA GATGTTCCTGTAGATGTTGGCAATGAATGTGTGCCAGAGATGGGAGGACCTGTGGTTTGCCCAGTAGTTTCCGCCGCTTCTACTACTGCTGCACAAATGCAATCTGCCACTGCTCTTCCTAGTGTGATCCCTTGTACAGCATCAGGTACAGCAAGTAGCTCTACAGTGCCACCACTCATCCCATCATCTGGCAGAGAGATGACTCCAAACCATGATCAACAGATAAAAGAAGCAGATTTGATAAGATGCATACAAGCCCACCTGACCCTGTTACAATCACATGAAATGATGAACGGCAGGACTGAACAGAAGCACCATCATCATTGTCCAGCAAAACATGCTGCTTCAAGTAACAAGGAGGAGgatacttcagaagaacacagtGAGGACACTGTCAGCGAAGAAGACGAATTAAATGTACTTGATACAGCCCCAGTGAGAGATACAAGCTGTAATAATACTTTTGGGAAGAAAGTTCTAAAATCTAGAAAAGAAAGCCCAGAAGAAACTGCCTATAAAGTTAAGACTGTAAAATATCTTCTGGGAGAGCTCAGAGCACTAATAACGGATCAAG ATGATTCAGAAATGTTGAGGCTGATGAATGAAGTAGAAGACTGCATATCATTGCTCCCAGCTGTAGTGGGAAGTACGAATATACAAGCTGAAATAGCACTAGCTTTACAGCCTCTCCGAAGTGAAAATGCACAGCTGCGTAG GAGACTAAGAATATTAAACCAGCAACTTGGGGAACGAGAAAGAAGTGAGAAGGCATCTGGACAGAGCTGCAACTATGAAT TAGTTTCTTTGCAGTCCTTGAATATGATGCTCCAAAGTCAATTGAAAGAATCACTGAAAGGCCTCGAGTCACTACAGGCTAAAAATGAAGAACTACTTAAAATAATAGAaagtcagaaagaagaaaataaacatcttGCAAAAGATATtcaaaataaagaagaagaattgcttgaaaacaaacagcattatGATATTCATTCCACCAAGCTCAAGATTG AAGTGGAAGAGGCACTAGGAAATGTGAAAAACCTTCAGTTTAAGCTGGaagcttcagagaaagaaaataagattttggGCATAACGTTACGTCAGCGTGATGCAGAAGTTAACAGACTGCGTGAATTAACCAG AACCTTGCAGGGCAGTATGGCCAAGCTTCTGTCTGACCTCACAGTAGACAACATTAGGCCCAAACCTGAAAAAGGTCTCTCGAAGTCTCTTTTGGAAGACCATGAAAAGCAAATGCAACCTGATCCATTTCCTGGGAGTACTTCAGTAATGACATACcttaaaaaattagaaatggaTCATATTTTGACAGATACAGAACTTCAATTCTCAAATAAAAGTGGAGAATTAGAAATGGGAAATCTAGCCTATGAAAAGTTGGCTGCTGAAGGACGTAAAATAAACAGTACATTCTCAGAAGGAGGAACATCAACTCCCAGAATACTACGAACCTCACTGAAGCAAGATGCAGAAACAGTTAGGGATTCTGTGACTTTACTAGATGACCAAAGCAAGTTGGATGAGACTGTTTATATTCCACTGACTAGCAGCGCCTCTAAAAAACAGTTGCCAGCGTCTGAAAGAACTGGTGTGCTACCCCAAAGTAGAGGGGCTTGTAAGATGTTGGACTACCACTGTGAGCTCTCAGACTCCGTGCAGCAGAATGGATGTGATATTGCAAAGGATCCAACTACTCTGGGTAAATTGAGTGCTGGGTACAGTGTGAAAAAGACTCTGGAACACACACTTGAAGTTACAGGGGATAAAGTGAAGCCAGAAGGAGACAAAGTCCAAATGAGGCCAAAAGGCACTCCAAGTGGAGCTGCAAAAGACTTCACAGACAAACCAGATCAGCTTCAGCCTGGCGCACACCCTCGCATACCAAAGCAATTTACAAAAgagatttctcagaaaaaaggCACTGAAATACCTGATTTTAGTTCCATTTTATTTGATGATATATCAGGGAAGTCTGAGTGGAGTGCATCTTCTTTCTCAACTTTTACTTCTCGAGATGAAGAGGACTTTAAGAATAGCTTAGCAGCCTTGGATGCCAACATAGCTAGGTTACAAAGAACTCTGCAAAATAGCGTTATGAAACAATGA
- the CCDC14 gene encoding coiled-coil domain-containing protein 14 isoform X2 yields MAGTAAPRSRKALSSGRLTGAAKLTNGRKQFGLRKGCHSDVESGYSLYSTDSDDQVDSVHNGLDRCAALLKNILQNEATGKDTIHKRPGKTTSIKITSKPLLTKGNTSKKKGLKKTTTLAHVQKEIVPISNRKLALFTTPSTEKEFSSAAQNQMVQPIHVPSSQHSPVSHQKLCEHVQTQMSLITGQPPQNSDEIPTLTPLPTSNHGCQNVTASNYRLPTSTSTLSLQHSANPLSTQSDVPVDVGNECVPEMGGPVVCPVVSAASTTAAQMQSATALPSVIPCTASGTASSSTVPPLIPSSGREMTPNHDQQIKEADLIRCIQAHLTLLQSHEMMNGRTEQKHHHHCPAKHAASSNKEEDTSEEHSEDTVSEEDELNVLDTAPVRDTSCNNTFGKKVLKSRKESPEETAYKVKTVKYLLGELRALITDQDDSEMLRLMNEVEDCISLLPAVVGSTNIQAEIALALQPLRSENAQLRRRLRILNQQLGERERSEKASGQSCNYELVSLQSLNMMLQSQLKESLKGLESLQAKNEELLKIIESQKEENKHLAKDIQNKEEELLENKQHYDIHSTKLKIEVEEALGNVKNLQFKLEASEKENKILGITLRQRDAEVNRLRELTRTLQGSMAKLLSDLTVDNIRPKPEKGLSKSLLEDHEKQMQPDPFPGSTSVMTYLKKLEMDHILTDTELQFSNKSGELEMGNLAYEKLAAEGRKINSTFSEGGTSTPRILRTSLKQDAETVRDSVTLLDDQSKLDETVYIPLTSSASKKQLPASERTGVLPQSRGACKMLDYHCELSDSVQQNGCDIAKDPTTLGKLSAGYSVKKTLEHTLEVTGDKVKPEGDKVQMRPKGTPSGAAKDFTDKPDQLQPGAHPRIPKQFTKEISQKKGTEIPDFSSILFDDISGKSEWSASSFSTFTSRDEEDFKNSLAALDANIARLQRTLQNSVMKQ; encoded by the exons ATGGCCGGCACGGCGGCACCGCGGTCCCGCAAG GCACTGTCTTCTGGAAGACTAACAGGAGCAGCTAAATtaacaaatggaagaaaaca ATTTGGCTTAAGAAAAGGATGTCATTCTGATGTGGAGTCTGGATATTCTCTCTATTCAACTGACTCTGACGATCAG GTTGATAGCGTTCATAATGGACTTGACCGTTGTGCAGCTTTACTGAAGAATATCTTACAAAATGAGGCTACAG GAAAGGACACTATCCATAAACGACCTGGGAAAACAACTTCCATTAAAATTACGTCCAAGCCTTTGCTAACCAAAGGAAATACTTCTAAGAAGAAAGGGTTGAAAAAAACCACTACTCTTGCCCACGTCCAAAAAGAAATTG TGCCAATATCAAATAGAAAACTTGCCTTGTTCACCACACCTTCTACTGAGAAAGAATTTTCCAGTGCAGCACAGAATCAGATGGTTCAACCGATTCATGTGCCTTCCAGTCAACACTCTCCTGTGTCGCATCAGAAACTGTGCGAGCATGTGCAAACTCAGATGTCTCTGATAACTGGCCAACCACCACAGAACAGTGATGAAATTCCTACTCTGACTCCTCTTCCTACCTCAAATCATG GATGTCAAAATGTTACAGCTTCTAATTATCGATTACCTACCTCCACGTCAACTCTGTCCCTGCAGCATTCAGCTAATCCCTTATCTACTCAGTCA GATGTTCCTGTAGATGTTGGCAATGAATGTGTGCCAGAGATGGGAGGACCTGTGGTTTGCCCAGTAGTTTCCGCCGCTTCTACTACTGCTGCACAAATGCAATCTGCCACTGCTCTTCCTAGTGTGATCCCTTGTACAGCATCAGGTACAGCAAGTAGCTCTACAGTGCCACCACTCATCCCATCATCTGGCAGAGAGATGACTCCAAACCATGATCAACAGATAAAAGAAGCAGATTTGATAAGATGCATACAAGCCCACCTGACCCTGTTACAATCACATGAAATGATGAACGGCAGGACTGAACAGAAGCACCATCATCATTGTCCAGCAAAACATGCTGCTTCAAGTAACAAGGAGGAGgatacttcagaagaacacagtGAGGACACTGTCAGCGAAGAAGACGAATTAAATGTACTTGATACAGCCCCAGTGAGAGATACAAGCTGTAATAATACTTTTGGGAAGAAAGTTCTAAAATCTAGAAAAGAAAGCCCAGAAGAAACTGCCTATAAAGTTAAGACTGTAAAATATCTTCTGGGAGAGCTCAGAGCACTAATAACGGATCAAG ATGATTCAGAAATGTTGAGGCTGATGAATGAAGTAGAAGACTGCATATCATTGCTCCCAGCTGTAGTGGGAAGTACGAATATACAAGCTGAAATAGCACTAGCTTTACAGCCTCTCCGAAGTGAAAATGCACAGCTGCGTAG GAGACTAAGAATATTAAACCAGCAACTTGGGGAACGAGAAAGAAGTGAGAAGGCATCTGGACAGAGCTGCAACTATGAAT TAGTTTCTTTGCAGTCCTTGAATATGATGCTCCAAAGTCAATTGAAAGAATCACTGAAAGGCCTCGAGTCACTACAGGCTAAAAATGAAGAACTACTTAAAATAATAGAaagtcagaaagaagaaaataaacatcttGCAAAAGATATtcaaaataaagaagaagaattgcttgaaaacaaacagcattatGATATTCATTCCACCAAGCTCAAGATTG AAGTGGAAGAGGCACTAGGAAATGTGAAAAACCTTCAGTTTAAGCTGGaagcttcagagaaagaaaataagattttggGCATAACGTTACGTCAGCGTGATGCAGAAGTTAACAGACTGCGTGAATTAACCAG AACCTTGCAGGGCAGTATGGCCAAGCTTCTGTCTGACCTCACAGTAGACAACATTAGGCCCAAACCTGAAAAAGGTCTCTCGAAGTCTCTTTTGGAAGACCATGAAAAGCAAATGCAACCTGATCCATTTCCTGGGAGTACTTCAGTAATGACATACcttaaaaaattagaaatggaTCATATTTTGACAGATACAGAACTTCAATTCTCAAATAAAAGTGGAGAATTAGAAATGGGAAATCTAGCCTATGAAAAGTTGGCTGCTGAAGGACGTAAAATAAACAGTACATTCTCAGAAGGAGGAACATCAACTCCCAGAATACTACGAACCTCACTGAAGCAAGATGCAGAAACAGTTAGGGATTCTGTGACTTTACTAGATGACCAAAGCAAGTTGGATGAGACTGTTTATATTCCACTGACTAGCAGCGCCTCTAAAAAACAGTTGCCAGCGTCTGAAAGAACTGGTGTGCTACCCCAAAGTAGAGGGGCTTGTAAGATGTTGGACTACCACTGTGAGCTCTCAGACTCCGTGCAGCAGAATGGATGTGATATTGCAAAGGATCCAACTACTCTGGGTAAATTGAGTGCTGGGTACAGTGTGAAAAAGACTCTGGAACACACACTTGAAGTTACAGGGGATAAAGTGAAGCCAGAAGGAGACAAAGTCCAAATGAGGCCAAAAGGCACTCCAAGTGGAGCTGCAAAAGACTTCACAGACAAACCAGATCAGCTTCAGCCTGGCGCACACCCTCGCATACCAAAGCAATTTACAAAAgagatttctcagaaaaaaggCACTGAAATACCTGATTTTAGTTCCATTTTATTTGATGATATATCAGGGAAGTCTGAGTGGAGTGCATCTTCTTTCTCAACTTTTACTTCTCGAGATGAAGAGGACTTTAAGAATAGCTTAGCAGCCTTGGATGCCAACATAGCTAGGTTACAAAGAACTCTGCAAAATAGCGTTATGAAACAATGA
- the CCDC14 gene encoding coiled-coil domain-containing protein 14 isoform X3: MRLQFFFQVMLGKDTIHKRPGKTTSIKITSKPLLTKGNTSKKKGLKKTTTLAHVQKEIVPISNRKLALFTTPSTEKEFSSAAQNQMVQPIHVPSSQHSPVSHQKLCEHVQTQMSLITGQPPQNSDEIPTLTPLPTSNHGCQNVTASNYRLPTSTSTLSLQHSANPLSTQSDVPVDVGNECVPEMGGPVVCPVVSAASTTAAQMQSATALPSVIPCTASGTASSSTVPPLIPSSGREMTPNHDQQIKEADLIRCIQAHLTLLQSHEMMNGRTEQKHHHHCPAKHAASSNKEEDTSEEHSEDTVSEEDELNVLDTAPVRDTSCNNTFGKKVLKSRKESPEETAYKVKTVKYLLGELRALITDQDDSEMLRLMNEVEDCISLLPAVVGSTNIQAEIALALQPLRSENAQLRRRLRILNQQLGERERSEKASGQSCNYELVSLQSLNMMLQSQLKESLKGLESLQAKNEELLKIIESQKEENKHLAKDIQNKEEELLENKQHYDIHSTKLKIEVEEALGNVKNLQFKLEASEKENKILGITLRQRDAEVNRLRELTRTLQGSMAKLLSDLTVDNIRPKPEKGLSKSLLEDHEKQMQPDPFPGSTSVMTYLKKLEMDHILTDTELQFSNKSGELEMGNLAYEKLAAEGRKINSTFSEGGTSTPRILRTSLKQDAETVRDSVTLLDDQSKLDETVYIPLTSSASKKQLPASERTGVLPQSRGACKMLDYHCELSDSVQQNGCDIAKDPTTLGKLSAGYSVKKTLEHTLEVTGDKVKPEGDKVQMRPKGTPSGAAKDFTDKPDQLQPGAHPRIPKQFTKEISQKKGTEIPDFSSILFDDISGKSEWSASSFSTFTSRDEEDFKNSLAALDANIARLQRTLQNSVMKQ, encoded by the exons ATGAGGCTACAG TTTTTCTTTCAAGTAATGCTAGGAAAGGACACTATCCATAAACGACCTGGGAAAACAACTTCCATTAAAATTACGTCCAAGCCTTTGCTAACCAAAGGAAATACTTCTAAGAAGAAAGGGTTGAAAAAAACCACTACTCTTGCCCACGTCCAAAAAGAAATTG TGCCAATATCAAATAGAAAACTTGCCTTGTTCACCACACCTTCTACTGAGAAAGAATTTTCCAGTGCAGCACAGAATCAGATGGTTCAACCGATTCATGTGCCTTCCAGTCAACACTCTCCTGTGTCGCATCAGAAACTGTGCGAGCATGTGCAAACTCAGATGTCTCTGATAACTGGCCAACCACCACAGAACAGTGATGAAATTCCTACTCTGACTCCTCTTCCTACCTCAAATCATG GATGTCAAAATGTTACAGCTTCTAATTATCGATTACCTACCTCCACGTCAACTCTGTCCCTGCAGCATTCAGCTAATCCCTTATCTACTCAGTCA GATGTTCCTGTAGATGTTGGCAATGAATGTGTGCCAGAGATGGGAGGACCTGTGGTTTGCCCAGTAGTTTCCGCCGCTTCTACTACTGCTGCACAAATGCAATCTGCCACTGCTCTTCCTAGTGTGATCCCTTGTACAGCATCAGGTACAGCAAGTAGCTCTACAGTGCCACCACTCATCCCATCATCTGGCAGAGAGATGACTCCAAACCATGATCAACAGATAAAAGAAGCAGATTTGATAAGATGCATACAAGCCCACCTGACCCTGTTACAATCACATGAAATGATGAACGGCAGGACTGAACAGAAGCACCATCATCATTGTCCAGCAAAACATGCTGCTTCAAGTAACAAGGAGGAGgatacttcagaagaacacagtGAGGACACTGTCAGCGAAGAAGACGAATTAAATGTACTTGATACAGCCCCAGTGAGAGATACAAGCTGTAATAATACTTTTGGGAAGAAAGTTCTAAAATCTAGAAAAGAAAGCCCAGAAGAAACTGCCTATAAAGTTAAGACTGTAAAATATCTTCTGGGAGAGCTCAGAGCACTAATAACGGATCAAG ATGATTCAGAAATGTTGAGGCTGATGAATGAAGTAGAAGACTGCATATCATTGCTCCCAGCTGTAGTGGGAAGTACGAATATACAAGCTGAAATAGCACTAGCTTTACAGCCTCTCCGAAGTGAAAATGCACAGCTGCGTAG GAGACTAAGAATATTAAACCAGCAACTTGGGGAACGAGAAAGAAGTGAGAAGGCATCTGGACAGAGCTGCAACTATGAAT TAGTTTCTTTGCAGTCCTTGAATATGATGCTCCAAAGTCAATTGAAAGAATCACTGAAAGGCCTCGAGTCACTACAGGCTAAAAATGAAGAACTACTTAAAATAATAGAaagtcagaaagaagaaaataaacatcttGCAAAAGATATtcaaaataaagaagaagaattgcttgaaaacaaacagcattatGATATTCATTCCACCAAGCTCAAGATTG AAGTGGAAGAGGCACTAGGAAATGTGAAAAACCTTCAGTTTAAGCTGGaagcttcagagaaagaaaataagattttggGCATAACGTTACGTCAGCGTGATGCAGAAGTTAACAGACTGCGTGAATTAACCAG AACCTTGCAGGGCAGTATGGCCAAGCTTCTGTCTGACCTCACAGTAGACAACATTAGGCCCAAACCTGAAAAAGGTCTCTCGAAGTCTCTTTTGGAAGACCATGAAAAGCAAATGCAACCTGATCCATTTCCTGGGAGTACTTCAGTAATGACATACcttaaaaaattagaaatggaTCATATTTTGACAGATACAGAACTTCAATTCTCAAATAAAAGTGGAGAATTAGAAATGGGAAATCTAGCCTATGAAAAGTTGGCTGCTGAAGGACGTAAAATAAACAGTACATTCTCAGAAGGAGGAACATCAACTCCCAGAATACTACGAACCTCACTGAAGCAAGATGCAGAAACAGTTAGGGATTCTGTGACTTTACTAGATGACCAAAGCAAGTTGGATGAGACTGTTTATATTCCACTGACTAGCAGCGCCTCTAAAAAACAGTTGCCAGCGTCTGAAAGAACTGGTGTGCTACCCCAAAGTAGAGGGGCTTGTAAGATGTTGGACTACCACTGTGAGCTCTCAGACTCCGTGCAGCAGAATGGATGTGATATTGCAAAGGATCCAACTACTCTGGGTAAATTGAGTGCTGGGTACAGTGTGAAAAAGACTCTGGAACACACACTTGAAGTTACAGGGGATAAAGTGAAGCCAGAAGGAGACAAAGTCCAAATGAGGCCAAAAGGCACTCCAAGTGGAGCTGCAAAAGACTTCACAGACAAACCAGATCAGCTTCAGCCTGGCGCACACCCTCGCATACCAAAGCAATTTACAAAAgagatttctcagaaaaaaggCACTGAAATACCTGATTTTAGTTCCATTTTATTTGATGATATATCAGGGAAGTCTGAGTGGAGTGCATCTTCTTTCTCAACTTTTACTTCTCGAGATGAAGAGGACTTTAAGAATAGCTTAGCAGCCTTGGATGCCAACATAGCTAGGTTACAAAGAACTCTGCAAAATAGCGTTATGAAACAATGA
- the CCDC14 gene encoding coiled-coil domain-containing protein 14 isoform X4, which yields MLGKDTIHKRPGKTTSIKITSKPLLTKGNTSKKKGLKKTTTLAHVQKEIVPISNRKLALFTTPSTEKEFSSAAQNQMVQPIHVPSSQHSPVSHQKLCEHVQTQMSLITGQPPQNSDEIPTLTPLPTSNHGCQNVTASNYRLPTSTSTLSLQHSANPLSTQSDVPVDVGNECVPEMGGPVVCPVVSAASTTAAQMQSATALPSVIPCTASGTASSSTVPPLIPSSGREMTPNHDQQIKEADLIRCIQAHLTLLQSHEMMNGRTEQKHHHHCPAKHAASSNKEEDTSEEHSEDTVSEEDELNVLDTAPVRDTSCNNTFGKKVLKSRKESPEETAYKVKTVKYLLGELRALITDQDDSEMLRLMNEVEDCISLLPAVVGSTNIQAEIALALQPLRSENAQLRRRLRILNQQLGERERSEKASGQSCNYELVSLQSLNMMLQSQLKESLKGLESLQAKNEELLKIIESQKEENKHLAKDIQNKEEELLENKQHYDIHSTKLKIEVEEALGNVKNLQFKLEASEKENKILGITLRQRDAEVNRLRELTRTLQGSMAKLLSDLTVDNIRPKPEKGLSKSLLEDHEKQMQPDPFPGSTSVMTYLKKLEMDHILTDTELQFSNKSGELEMGNLAYEKLAAEGRKINSTFSEGGTSTPRILRTSLKQDAETVRDSVTLLDDQSKLDETVYIPLTSSASKKQLPASERTGVLPQSRGACKMLDYHCELSDSVQQNGCDIAKDPTTLGKLSAGYSVKKTLEHTLEVTGDKVKPEGDKVQMRPKGTPSGAAKDFTDKPDQLQPGAHPRIPKQFTKEISQKKGTEIPDFSSILFDDISGKSEWSASSFSTFTSRDEEDFKNSLAALDANIARLQRTLQNSVMKQ from the exons ATGCTAGGAAAGGACACTATCCATAAACGACCTGGGAAAACAACTTCCATTAAAATTACGTCCAAGCCTTTGCTAACCAAAGGAAATACTTCTAAGAAGAAAGGGTTGAAAAAAACCACTACTCTTGCCCACGTCCAAAAAGAAATTG TGCCAATATCAAATAGAAAACTTGCCTTGTTCACCACACCTTCTACTGAGAAAGAATTTTCCAGTGCAGCACAGAATCAGATGGTTCAACCGATTCATGTGCCTTCCAGTCAACACTCTCCTGTGTCGCATCAGAAACTGTGCGAGCATGTGCAAACTCAGATGTCTCTGATAACTGGCCAACCACCACAGAACAGTGATGAAATTCCTACTCTGACTCCTCTTCCTACCTCAAATCATG GATGTCAAAATGTTACAGCTTCTAATTATCGATTACCTACCTCCACGTCAACTCTGTCCCTGCAGCATTCAGCTAATCCCTTATCTACTCAGTCA GATGTTCCTGTAGATGTTGGCAATGAATGTGTGCCAGAGATGGGAGGACCTGTGGTTTGCCCAGTAGTTTCCGCCGCTTCTACTACTGCTGCACAAATGCAATCTGCCACTGCTCTTCCTAGTGTGATCCCTTGTACAGCATCAGGTACAGCAAGTAGCTCTACAGTGCCACCACTCATCCCATCATCTGGCAGAGAGATGACTCCAAACCATGATCAACAGATAAAAGAAGCAGATTTGATAAGATGCATACAAGCCCACCTGACCCTGTTACAATCACATGAAATGATGAACGGCAGGACTGAACAGAAGCACCATCATCATTGTCCAGCAAAACATGCTGCTTCAAGTAACAAGGAGGAGgatacttcagaagaacacagtGAGGACACTGTCAGCGAAGAAGACGAATTAAATGTACTTGATACAGCCCCAGTGAGAGATACAAGCTGTAATAATACTTTTGGGAAGAAAGTTCTAAAATCTAGAAAAGAAAGCCCAGAAGAAACTGCCTATAAAGTTAAGACTGTAAAATATCTTCTGGGAGAGCTCAGAGCACTAATAACGGATCAAG ATGATTCAGAAATGTTGAGGCTGATGAATGAAGTAGAAGACTGCATATCATTGCTCCCAGCTGTAGTGGGAAGTACGAATATACAAGCTGAAATAGCACTAGCTTTACAGCCTCTCCGAAGTGAAAATGCACAGCTGCGTAG GAGACTAAGAATATTAAACCAGCAACTTGGGGAACGAGAAAGAAGTGAGAAGGCATCTGGACAGAGCTGCAACTATGAAT TAGTTTCTTTGCAGTCCTTGAATATGATGCTCCAAAGTCAATTGAAAGAATCACTGAAAGGCCTCGAGTCACTACAGGCTAAAAATGAAGAACTACTTAAAATAATAGAaagtcagaaagaagaaaataaacatcttGCAAAAGATATtcaaaataaagaagaagaattgcttgaaaacaaacagcattatGATATTCATTCCACCAAGCTCAAGATTG AAGTGGAAGAGGCACTAGGAAATGTGAAAAACCTTCAGTTTAAGCTGGaagcttcagagaaagaaaataagattttggGCATAACGTTACGTCAGCGTGATGCAGAAGTTAACAGACTGCGTGAATTAACCAG AACCTTGCAGGGCAGTATGGCCAAGCTTCTGTCTGACCTCACAGTAGACAACATTAGGCCCAAACCTGAAAAAGGTCTCTCGAAGTCTCTTTTGGAAGACCATGAAAAGCAAATGCAACCTGATCCATTTCCTGGGAGTACTTCAGTAATGACATACcttaaaaaattagaaatggaTCATATTTTGACAGATACAGAACTTCAATTCTCAAATAAAAGTGGAGAATTAGAAATGGGAAATCTAGCCTATGAAAAGTTGGCTGCTGAAGGACGTAAAATAAACAGTACATTCTCAGAAGGAGGAACATCAACTCCCAGAATACTACGAACCTCACTGAAGCAAGATGCAGAAACAGTTAGGGATTCTGTGACTTTACTAGATGACCAAAGCAAGTTGGATGAGACTGTTTATATTCCACTGACTAGCAGCGCCTCTAAAAAACAGTTGCCAGCGTCTGAAAGAACTGGTGTGCTACCCCAAAGTAGAGGGGCTTGTAAGATGTTGGACTACCACTGTGAGCTCTCAGACTCCGTGCAGCAGAATGGATGTGATATTGCAAAGGATCCAACTACTCTGGGTAAATTGAGTGCTGGGTACAGTGTGAAAAAGACTCTGGAACACACACTTGAAGTTACAGGGGATAAAGTGAAGCCAGAAGGAGACAAAGTCCAAATGAGGCCAAAAGGCACTCCAAGTGGAGCTGCAAAAGACTTCACAGACAAACCAGATCAGCTTCAGCCTGGCGCACACCCTCGCATACCAAAGCAATTTACAAAAgagatttctcagaaaaaaggCACTGAAATACCTGATTTTAGTTCCATTTTATTTGATGATATATCAGGGAAGTCTGAGTGGAGTGCATCTTCTTTCTCAACTTTTACTTCTCGAGATGAAGAGGACTTTAAGAATAGCTTAGCAGCCTTGGATGCCAACATAGCTAGGTTACAAAGAACTCTGCAAAATAGCGTTATGAAACAATGA